In the genome of Raphanus sativus cultivar WK10039 chromosome 4, ASM80110v3, whole genome shotgun sequence, one region contains:
- the LOC108855503 gene encoding ankyrin repeat-containing protein At5g02620, which translates to MEEKQSSMTIMEEKQSFNQTENHHQPRKARALEKQVSFQGVNVENHYHHQPSRLRRSMEKQLSFRGVTTNTVENQNQNQKRGVMEKLPSFGKASSSMERQKSFRGGFLEKQKSFRVVMERQLSFIGERRRKTESPGKRGDSPLHIAARTGNLGKVKELIRGCSCGDGKELRELLSKQNLEGETALYTAAENGHSFVVEEMLKHMSLETASIAARNGFDPFHVAAKQGHLEVLKKLLETFPNLAMTTDLSCTTALHTAATQGHIDVVNLLLETDSNLAKIAKNNGKTALHSAARMGHVEVVKSLIGNDPSIGFRTDKKGQTALHMAVKGQNDGIVVELVKPDVAVLSVEDNKGNTPLHIATNKGRVKIVQCLVSFEGINLNPINKAGDTPLDIADKIGNGELVSVLKEAGAATAKDLGKPQNPAKQLKQTVSDIKHEVQSQLQQSKQTGVRVQKIAKRLKKLHISGLNNAINSATVVAVLIATVAFAAIFTIPGQYEEDPTKGALLGQAHIANRAPFLVFFVFDSLALFISLAVVVVQTSVVVIEQKAKKKLVFVINKLMWCACLFISIAFVSLSYIVVGKEEMWLAVCATVIGGTIMLTTIGAMCYCVVRHRMEESKLRSIRKERSKSQSFSMSRMPSDSEILNGEYNKRMYAL; encoded by the exons ATGGAGGAGAAGCAGAGTAGTATGACTATAATGGAGGAGAAACAGAGCTTTAACCAGACGGAGAATCATCATCAGCCTAGAAAGGCGAGAGCTTTAGAGAAACAAGTTAGTTTCCAAGGCGTGAACGTTGAGAATCATTACCATCATCAGCCAAGCAGACTGAGAAGGTCAATGGAGAAGCAGCTGAGTTTTCGAGGTGTGACGACCAACACTGTAGAGAATCAGAATCAGAATCAGAAACGTGGGGTTATGGAGAAGCTTCCCAGCTTTGGTAAAGCGTCGTCATCAATGGAGAGGCAGAAGAGTTTCCGTGGCGGGTTTCTAGAGAAGCAGAAAAGCTTCCGCGTGGTGATGGAGAGGCAGCTGAGTTTCATCGgtgagaggaggaggaagactgAGTCGCCGGGGAAGAGAGGTGACTCTCCTCTTCATATAGCAGCTCGGACTGGGAACTTGGGGAAGGTGAAAGAGCTGATCAGAGGTTGTAGCTGCGGCGATGGTAAAGAGTTGAGAGAGTTGTTGTCAAAGCAGAATCTCGAAGGAGAGACTGCTCTTTATACTGCAGCAGAGAATGGGCATTCGTTTGTTGTTGAGGAGATGTTGAAGCATATGAGTCTTGAAACTGCTTCTATAGCAGCTAGAAATGGGTTTGATCCATTCCATGTGGCAGCTAAACAAGGCCATCTTG AGGTGTTGAAGAAACTGTTAGAGACATTCCCAAACTTGGCAATGACAACAGATTTATCATGCACAACTGCGTTACACACGGCTGCAACGCAAGGACACATCGATGTGGTGAATCTTCTTTTGGAGACAGACTCTAACTTGGCTAAAATAGCTAAGAACAACGGTAAAACCGCGCTTCACTCAGCAGCAAGGATGGGCCACGTGGAAGTTGTCAAATCCTTGATAGGTAATGATCCAAGCATCGGGTTTAGGACCGATAAAAAGGGACAAACAGCTCTTCACATGGCTGTGAAAGGTCAGAACGATGGGATCGTTGTTGAGTTGGTGAAACCTGATGTTGCGGTTCTGAGCGTTGAGGATAACAAAGGAAACACACCGTTGCACATTGCCACAAACAAGGGCCGTGTTAAG ATAGTGCAGTGTTTGGTATCTTTTGAAGGCATTAACCTAAACCCAATAAACAAAGCTGGAGATACACCACTGGACATAGCTGACAAGATAGGAAACGGAGAGCTTGTGTCTGTCCTAAAGGAAGCAGGAGCAGCCACAGCTAAAGATCTCGGGAAGCCTCAGAACCCCGCCAAGCAACTGAAGCAAACGGTCAGTGACATCAAGCACGAGGTGCAATCTCAGCTCCAGCAGTCCAAACAAACCGGCGTGAGAGTCCAGAAGATAGCCAAAAGACTCAAGAAGCTCCACATCAGCGGTCTTAACAACGCGATAAACTCGGCGACAGTCGTCGCCGTGCTTATCGCCACGGTGGCCTTCGCGGCCATCTTCACAATCCCGGGCCAGTACGAAGAGGATCCAACCAAAGGAGCGTTGCTAGGACAAGCGCACATAGCGAACAGAGCGCCGTTTCTTGTCTTCTTTGTTTTCGACAGCTTGGCGCTGTTTATATCGTTAGCTGTCGTCGTGGTGCAGACTTCGGTGGTTGTGATCGAGCAGAAGGCGAAGAAGAAGCTCGTGTTCGTGATCAACAAGCTCATGTGGTGCGCTTGTCTGTTCATTTCCATTGCGTTTGTGTCTCTCTCTTACATTGTCGTGGGGAAAGAGGAGATGTGGTTGGCCGTGTGTGCTACGGTTATCGGCGGGACGATCATGTTGACGACAATCGGGGCCATGTGTTACTGTGTGGTGAGGCATAGGATGGAGGAGTCTaagctgaggagtataaggaaaGAGAGGAGCAAGTCTCAGTCTTTCTCTATGTCTCGTATGCCTTCTGATTCGGAGATTCTGAATGGTGAATACAACAAGAGAATGTATGCACTATGA